A genome region from Natranaeroarchaeum sulfidigenes includes the following:
- a CDS encoding AAA family ATPase: MAGTPLDVDARPRSDEPDDTDQPWLVVLCGLPGVGKSTVAEFVAERIDARRLRTDVVRKELYDDPQYTDEEIASVYRELFERTETAVKRGESIVLDGTFAERKRRRAVREIAAESEAAFRLLEVVCERSVAEERIADRGEGMSDADVEVYRQFREEFHPIEMYHVAIDNSGSAAATREQVARTFPES, from the coding sequence ATGGCCGGAACCCCACTCGACGTCGATGCGAGACCCCGATCGGATGAGCCAGATGACACTGACCAGCCGTGGCTCGTCGTCCTCTGTGGGCTCCCGGGCGTGGGGAAATCCACCGTCGCGGAGTTCGTCGCGGAGCGCATCGACGCGAGGCGGCTCCGGACCGACGTGGTCCGCAAGGAGCTGTACGACGACCCCCAGTACACCGACGAGGAGATCGCGAGCGTCTACCGGGAGCTGTTCGAGCGCACCGAGACCGCAGTGAAAAGGGGCGAGTCGATCGTCCTCGATGGTACCTTCGCAGAGCGCAAGCGCCGACGCGCTGTCAGGGAGATCGCCGCGGAATCGGAGGCGGCGTTTCGGCTCCTCGAAGTCGTCTGCGAGCGATCGGTCGCCGAGGAGCGGATCGCCGACCGGGGGGAGGGGATGAGCGACGCCGATGTCGAGGTGTACCGGCAGTTCCGCGAGGAGTTCCACCCGATCGAGATGTACCACGTCGCGATCGACAACTCCGGGTCGGCAGCGGCGACCCGCGAGCAGGTGGCCCGGACGTTCCCCGAAAGCTAG
- a CDS encoding HD domain-containing protein encodes MKPIKDSVHDYIALDPVAEALIDTPSVQRLRNVKQLSTVRLVYPAANHTRFEHSLGVYHLADTAIEYLDVDADTADHLRAAALLHDVGHGPYGHQTEDVIHRRTGRDHDEVGWLLTDPDRPVCQALERLELDPERVATLIEGEGHIGALVSGELDVDRMDYLTRDAHHTGVPYGAIDHGRLVRELRLENGRLVLGEGNVATAESMLYSRALMNAVVYRHHVSRIAGAMLDRACERYLDRSDAEIGEFRRMADHDLLVALAEHVPALGQRLEHRDLYKRAVWTGIENVPPGTADVGYEEQRRAEHEIAEAAGIDPGDVIVDIPDRPRLKESSTSVVVDGVVQRLEDASELVRGIRMAERARWRLGVYCPEERTEQVGEAARDVLDLR; translated from the coding sequence ATGAAGCCGATCAAGGATAGCGTCCACGACTACATCGCGCTCGATCCAGTCGCCGAGGCGCTGATCGACACGCCGTCCGTCCAGCGGCTTCGCAACGTCAAACAGCTTTCTACCGTTCGGCTGGTCTACCCGGCTGCCAATCACACGCGCTTCGAGCACAGCCTCGGCGTCTACCACCTCGCCGACACCGCGATCGAGTATCTCGACGTCGACGCCGACACCGCGGACCACCTCCGCGCCGCCGCCCTGCTGCACGACGTGGGCCACGGGCCCTACGGCCACCAGACCGAGGACGTAATTCACCGCCGGACCGGCCGAGATCACGACGAGGTCGGCTGGCTCCTGACCGACCCGGATCGGCCGGTCTGTCAGGCGCTGGAACGGCTCGAACTCGATCCCGAGCGCGTCGCTACGCTCATCGAGGGAGAGGGACATATCGGGGCGCTCGTTTCCGGTGAACTCGACGTCGACCGGATGGATTACCTCACCCGGGACGCCCACCACACCGGCGTTCCGTACGGCGCGATCGATCACGGGCGGCTGGTCCGGGAGCTCCGACTGGAGAACGGCCGGCTCGTGCTCGGCGAGGGGAACGTCGCCACGGCCGAGTCGATGCTTTACTCGCGGGCGCTGATGAACGCCGTCGTCTATCGCCACCACGTCTCCCGGATCGCGGGCGCGATGCTCGACCGGGCCTGCGAGCGGTATCTAGACCGATCCGACGCCGAGATCGGCGAGTTCCGGCGGATGGCCGATCACGATCTGCTGGTCGCACTCGCCGAGCACGTCCCGGCGCTCGGGCAGCGACTCGAACACCGCGACCTCTACAAGCGCGCCGTCTGGACGGGGATCGAGAACGTCCCGCCGGGGACCGCCGACGTGGGCTACGAGGAACAGCGACGGGCCGAGCACGAAATCGCCGAGGCGGCAGGGATCGACCCGGGCGATGTGATCGTCGACATCCCGGATCGACCGCGTCTCAAGGAGTCCTCCACGAGCGTCGTCGTCGACGGCGTCGTCCAGCGCCTCGAAGACGCGTCGGAGCTAGTCCGGGGCATCCGAATGGCCGAGCGTGCCCGCTGGCGACTCGGCGTCTACTGTCCCGAAGAACGGACCGAACAGGTGGGCGAGGCCGCGCGTGACGTGCTGGATCTGCGCTAG
- a CDS encoding acylphosphatase, with amino-acid sequence MTEPTRAHVFVSGRVQGVFYRATTKETAEGKGVDGWVRNLDDGRVEAVFEGPEDAVEEMVEWCHTGSPAASVEDVDAEYEEPQGEDGFRIRR; translated from the coding sequence ATGACGGAACCAACCCGCGCACACGTGTTCGTCTCGGGCCGCGTCCAGGGCGTCTTCTACCGGGCGACGACAAAGGAAACCGCCGAAGGGAAGGGTGTCGACGGCTGGGTCCGCAACCTCGACGACGGCCGCGTCGAGGCAGTCTTCGAGGGCCCCGAGGACGCCGTCGAGGAGATGGTCGAGTGGTGTCACACCGGCAGCCCCGCCGCGAGCGTCGAGGACGTCGACGCGGAGTACGAGGAACCACAGGGAGAAGACGGGTTCCGTATTCGGCGGTGA
- a CDS encoding NAD(P)H-hydrate dehydratase, whose amino-acid sequence MITSERMAAVDVNAEALGVPRKQLMESSGNAVAQAIRDIAEPGARIAVVAGRGNNGGDAFVAARFLDAYDLSVHLLGRAETITTDIARENWGALERGEYDIEEVRDSTQLSLPDADVVIDAMLGTGVTGALREPAASAAEAINASDATVVSVDVPSGIDADTGEAAGVAVEADHVVTFHDDKPGLEGVDADVTVADIGIPDAAELFVERGDLLALSRDPQSHKGDHGTVLVIGGGPYSGAPALSAQAAFRAGADLVYVATPESVADAVAGYSENLIVEALPGDRLAPVHVDTLLALAEDADAVLVGPGLGDAEGSLDAVAGFLESYAGQAVVDADPLRIVPEVETDADLVCTPHQGELTAMGGPREDDWRDRADAVESFATEVGATLLVKGAYDVVSDGERTRVNRTGNPGMTVGGTGDVLAGITAALVTALDDPVQAAGIAAYANGRAGDFAVEEHGYGLVATDLPPRVAEALWGDRDE is encoded by the coding sequence ATGATCACGAGCGAGCGCATGGCCGCGGTGGACGTGAACGCAGAGGCGCTCGGCGTCCCGCGGAAACAGCTCATGGAGTCGAGCGGTAACGCGGTCGCACAGGCAATACGAGATATCGCCGAACCGGGCGCGCGAATCGCCGTCGTCGCCGGACGGGGAAATAATGGGGGGGATGCCTTCGTCGCCGCACGGTTTCTGGACGCATACGACCTCTCGGTTCACCTGCTGGGCCGGGCCGAGACGATCACCACCGACATCGCCCGCGAGAACTGGGGGGCACTCGAACGGGGCGAGTACGATATCGAGGAGGTTCGGGACTCGACCCAGCTATCGCTGCCAGACGCCGATGTCGTAATCGACGCGATGCTCGGCACGGGCGTCACGGGAGCGCTCAGAGAGCCCGCCGCGAGCGCCGCCGAGGCGATCAACGCGAGTGACGCAACGGTCGTCTCGGTCGATGTACCCTCTGGGATCGACGCCGATACCGGCGAGGCGGCGGGCGTCGCGGTCGAAGCCGACCACGTCGTGACGTTTCACGACGACAAACCCGGCCTGGAGGGGGTCGACGCCGACGTGACGGTCGCGGATATCGGCATTCCCGACGCCGCCGAGCTGTTCGTCGAGCGCGGCGACCTGCTCGCCCTGTCTCGCGATCCCCAGTCTCACAAGGGCGATCACGGCACCGTACTGGTGATCGGTGGCGGTCCCTACTCCGGTGCGCCAGCGCTTTCGGCGCAGGCGGCGTTCCGGGCCGGTGCGGATCTGGTCTACGTTGCGACGCCCGAGTCCGTCGCCGACGCGGTCGCGGGCTACTCCGAGAACCTGATCGTCGAGGCGCTGCCCGGCGACCGGCTCGCACCGGTCCACGTCGACACCTTGCTCGCGCTGGCCGAGGACGCCGACGCCGTGCTCGTCGGCCCCGGACTTGGCGACGCCGAGGGAAGCCTCGACGCAGTGGCCGGGTTCCTTGAATCCTACGCCGGACAGGCGGTCGTCGACGCCGATCCGCTCCGGATCGTTCCCGAGGTCGAGACCGACGCCGACCTCGTCTGCACCCCACACCAGGGCGAACTGACGGCGATGGGTGGCCCGCGCGAGGACGACTGGCGCGACCGGGCTGACGCCGTCGAGTCCTTCGCCACGGAGGTCGGCGCGACCCTGCTGGTGAAGGGCGCATACGACGTGGTAAGCGACGGCGAGCGAACGCGTGTGAACCGGACAGGCAACCCCGGAATGACGGTCGGCGGGACGGGCGATGTCCTCGCCGGGATCACCGCCGCGCTCGTCACGGCCCTCGACGACCCCGTGCAGGCGGCGGGGATCGCGGCGTACGCGAACGGCCGCGCCGGTGATTTCGCGGTCGAAGAACACGGTTACGGGCTGGTCGCGACCGACCTCCCGCCGCGTGTCGCCGAGGCGCTCTGGGGTGATCGGGATGAGTGA
- the moaC gene encoding cyclic pyranopterin monophosphate synthase MoaC, with protein sequence MSEERPEGETGERPTGDLTHVDDSGEAQMVDVGDKPDSDRRAVATGEITLQPSTVEAIRANDVEKGDVLATARIGAIQAVKHTWETIPMCHQIPVSNVDVEFEVGDEYVELTVGVETTGKTGCEMEALEGVTTGLNVVWDMVKAAEKDAEGQYPDTRIENVRVVQKRKERL encoded by the coding sequence ATGAGTGAGGAACGACCGGAGGGCGAGACGGGCGAGCGCCCGACCGGGGATCTAACCCACGTCGACGACTCCGGCGAGGCGCAGATGGTCGACGTCGGGGACAAGCCCGACAGCGATCGCCGGGCGGTCGCTACGGGCGAGATCACCCTTCAGCCCTCGACCGTCGAGGCGATCCGTGCGAACGACGTCGAGAAGGGTGACGTGCTGGCCACCGCGCGGATCGGCGCGATTCAGGCGGTCAAACACACCTGGGAGACGATCCCGATGTGCCACCAGATCCCCGTCTCGAACGTCGACGTGGAGTTCGAGGTCGGCGACGAGTACGTGGAGCTGACGGTCGGCGTCGAGACGACCGGAAAGACCGGCTGTGAGATGGAGGCCCTCGAAGGCGTGACGACTGGACTCAACGTCGTCTGGGACATGGTGAAAGCCGCGGAAAAAGACGCCGAGGGCCAGTATCCCGACACCCGGATCGAGAACGTCCGAGTAGTACAGAAACGCAAGGAGCGACTCTGA
- the yqeC gene encoding selenium cofactor biosynthesis protein YqeC: METPDPPPLADALDARTGLVAVVGAGGKKTTLYALASRLDQAIVTATVRIPIFDRQMAEVIVTEDPVVAAREASAWPLGLVPEREREDRYLGYTPETVDALAEANIAESVLVKADGARTRLLKAPDEHEPQLPSTVDTVLPIASVQAVGKPLTGEYIHRPERVAAITDRSVGDEIRPQDVARVLTSEAGGLKDVPEDATVVAVVNMVDDAEDYDTAREIAERVVAEPQIDAVALTSLIADEPVRELYR; the protein is encoded by the coding sequence ATGGAAACGCCCGACCCACCACCGCTGGCCGACGCGCTCGACGCCCGCACCGGACTCGTCGCCGTCGTCGGTGCGGGCGGCAAGAAGACGACGCTGTACGCGCTGGCGAGCCGACTCGACCAGGCCATCGTCACCGCCACCGTGCGGATCCCCATCTTCGACCGACAGATGGCCGAAGTTATCGTCACCGAGGACCCGGTTGTGGCGGCCCGAGAGGCGAGCGCGTGGCCGCTCGGTCTCGTCCCCGAACGCGAGCGCGAGGACCGGTATCTCGGCTACACTCCAGAAACGGTCGACGCGCTCGCGGAGGCCAACATCGCCGAGTCGGTGCTCGTGAAAGCCGACGGCGCGCGGACTCGACTGCTAAAAGCACCCGACGAGCACGAGCCACAGCTTCCGAGCACCGTCGATACCGTGCTCCCGATCGCCAGCGTACAGGCGGTCGGCAAGCCGCTCACCGGGGAGTACATCCACCGGCCCGAACGCGTGGCCGCGATCACCGATCGCTCGGTCGGCGACGAGATTCGACCCCAGGACGTCGCTCGCGTCCTGACGAGCGAGGCGGGCGGGCTGAAAGACGTGCCCGAAGATGCGACCGTGGTCGCCGTCGTCAACATGGTCGACGACGCGGAGGATTACGATACCGCTCGTGAGATTGCCGAGCGCGTCGTCGCGGAGCCGCAGATCGACGCGGTGGCGCTCACTTCGCTGATCGCCGACGAGCCGGTTCGGGAGCTGTACCGCTGA
- a CDS encoding molybdenum cofactor guanylyltransferase, with protein MSTAVILAGGRSTRFGNRDKAVADLAGTPIIRRVAESVDEAVDAVVINCRADQRAAIESAMEGSRTPIRYAEDERPDEGPVAGMLAGLRAVDTEYAFVVACDMPFVQPLLIEYLFERAVGHDAAVPRLDDGWFQTTQAVYRAAAMADACQATLDAGERKVTAALDRIEYITVGEAAIREHASLRTFENINTREELAEAAAAFET; from the coding sequence ATGTCCACCGCCGTCATCCTCGCGGGTGGCCGATCAACGCGCTTTGGTAACCGCGACAAGGCCGTCGCCGACCTCGCGGGGACGCCGATCATCCGCCGGGTCGCCGAGTCCGTCGACGAGGCGGTCGACGCGGTAGTCATTAATTGCCGTGCCGATCAGCGAGCGGCAATCGAATCGGCGATGGAGGGCTCCCGGACGCCGATCCGCTATGCCGAGGACGAACGGCCCGACGAGGGTCCGGTCGCCGGGATGCTAGCGGGACTCCGTGCCGTCGATACCGAGTACGCGTTCGTCGTCGCCTGCGACATGCCATTCGTCCAGCCGTTGCTCATCGAGTACCTGTTCGAGCGCGCGGTGGGCCACGACGCCGCCGTTCCACGGCTCGATGACGGCTGGTTCCAGACGACACAGGCCGTCTACCGCGCCGCGGCGATGGCCGACGCCTGCCAGGCGACGCTTGACGCTGGTGAGCGGAAAGTCACCGCCGCGCTCGACCGGATCGAGTACATTACCGTGGGAGAGGCGGCGATCCGCGAACATGCATCCCTGCGGACGTTCGAGAACATCAACACTCGCGAAGAACTCGCCGAGGCTGCCGCGGCCTTCGAGACCTAG
- the fdhF gene encoding formate dehydrogenase subunit alpha, with amino-acid sequence MASEQSEPVKTICPYCGVGCGIKVQQGEEPGDVRFMPWGKAPVNEGRICIKGGAATEVVDHEDRLTEPLIREGDEFREASWEEAYDRITEEMERISETYQPDAMGFFGSSKVMNEENYLLQKLARRYGTNNIDNCTRMCHASTVWALRTSLGAGAMTNSMRDLREEADLLWIQGANPGEQHPIANSQYFRQAVLEGATVIQVDPHANKTTRSFEIEDTDRHQHLQLNPGTDIPLLNIVLKTILEKHEENPDDGWIDEEFIAERTEGFDDLKETLAEFDKEEAAEQCGIPLEEIERAAEKYAKADNAAIFTGMGMSQHACGVDNVQNEINLALITGNLGRPGTGVNPLRGQNNVQGTCDVGAMPNVLPGYQLVDDDEARESVEDVWGFEIPDEPGLTNVEISNAAGSSIHGLYIMGENPVMSEPDANEVRERFEELEFMVVQDIFMTETAEFADVILPATTWAERGGTVTNTDRRVQRMRGVDKVHENTKHDLEILMEIGSRLFGEEAFRFEDVEAVFEELRQVCPSYYGMTYELLGEEGLHWPCYEIGDEGDPFLYEDSFDTENGLGQIEGVVHQPPKEVPDDEYPLTLTTARLEEHYNTGTMSRRSPTLMRQHPENFVDVHPNDAERYDIEDGEYVTLKSRRGEITLKAQVTTDIKEGSVWTTPHFAEASANVLTNDVLDERAKIPEYKAAAAEIDVGIEPAEGAPADD; translated from the coding sequence ATGGCAAGTGAGCAATCAGAACCAGTCAAGACGATCTGTCCGTACTGCGGCGTCGGCTGCGGGATCAAAGTACAGCAAGGCGAGGAACCGGGGGATGTCCGCTTCATGCCGTGGGGCAAGGCCCCGGTCAACGAGGGGCGCATCTGCATCAAGGGCGGCGCGGCGACCGAGGTCGTCGACCACGAGGACCGCCTCACGGAGCCGCTGATCCGAGAGGGAGACGAGTTCCGGGAGGCGTCATGGGAGGAGGCGTACGACCGGATCACCGAAGAGATGGAGCGCATCAGCGAGACGTACCAGCCCGACGCAATGGGCTTTTTTGGCTCCTCAAAGGTGATGAACGAGGAGAACTATCTGCTCCAGAAACTTGCCCGGCGCTACGGCACCAACAATATCGATAACTGCACGCGGATGTGTCACGCATCGACGGTCTGGGCGCTCCGGACGAGTCTGGGCGCGGGTGCGATGACAAACAGCATGCGCGACCTGCGCGAGGAGGCCGATCTATTGTGGATCCAGGGTGCAAACCCCGGCGAGCAGCATCCGATCGCCAACAGCCAGTACTTCCGCCAGGCCGTGCTGGAGGGCGCAACCGTCATTCAGGTGGACCCACACGCCAACAAGACGACCAGATCCTTCGAGATCGAGGACACCGACCGTCATCAGCATCTCCAGTTAAATCCGGGAACGGACATTCCGCTCCTGAACATCGTCCTCAAGACGATCCTCGAAAAGCACGAGGAGAATCCCGACGATGGCTGGATCGACGAGGAGTTCATCGCCGAACGCACCGAGGGGTTCGACGATCTGAAAGAGACGCTCGCGGAGTTCGACAAAGAGGAAGCCGCCGAACAGTGTGGAATCCCACTGGAAGAGATCGAACGCGCCGCCGAAAAGTACGCGAAGGCGGACAACGCCGCCATCTTCACCGGGATGGGGATGAGCCAGCACGCCTGTGGCGTCGACAACGTACAAAACGAGATCAACCTCGCGCTGATCACGGGGAACCTCGGGCGACCGGGAACCGGCGTGAACCCCCTGCGCGGCCAGAACAACGTGCAAGGGACCTGTGATGTCGGCGCGATGCCGAACGTGCTTCCCGGCTATCAGCTCGTCGACGACGACGAGGCCCGCGAAAGCGTCGAGGACGTCTGGGGCTTCGAGATTCCCGACGAGCCCGGACTCACGAACGTCGAAATCTCGAATGCGGCGGGGAGCTCCATCCACGGCCTCTACATCATGGGGGAGAACCCGGTAATGTCCGAGCCGGACGCCAACGAGGTCAGAGAACGCTTCGAGGAGCTGGAGTTCATGGTCGTCCAGGATATCTTCATGACCGAAACGGCGGAGTTCGCCGACGTGATCCTTCCGGCGACGACCTGGGCCGAACGCGGCGGGACGGTCACGAACACCGACCGGCGCGTCCAGCGAATGCGTGGCGTCGACAAAGTACATGAGAACACGAAACACGATCTGGAGATCCTGATGGAGATCGGGAGTCGACTGTTCGGCGAGGAAGCGTTCCGCTTCGAGGACGTCGAGGCGGTGTTCGAGGAGCTCCGGCAGGTCTGTCCGAGCTACTACGGCATGACCTACGAGTTGCTCGGCGAAGAGGGCCTGCACTGGCCATGCTACGAGATCGGCGACGAGGGCGATCCGTTCCTCTACGAGGACTCGTTCGACACCGAGAACGGCCTCGGGCAGATCGAGGGCGTCGTCCACCAGCCGCCAAAGGAGGTACCCGACGACGAGTACCCACTGACGCTGACGACGGCGCGGCTCGAAGAGCACTACAACACGGGGACGATGAGCCGACGGTCGCCCACGCTCATGCGTCAGCACCCCGAGAACTTCGTCGACGTTCACCCCAACGACGCCGAGCGCTACGATATCGAGGACGGCGAGTACGTCACGCTGAAATCCCGGCGTGGCGAGATCACGCTCAAAGCACAGGTCACCACGGACATCAAGGAGGGGTCGGTATGGACGACGCCACACTTCGCCGAAGCCTCCGCGAACGTCCTGACGAACGACGTCCTCGACGAGCGCGCGAAGATCCCCGAGTACAAGGCGGCCGCCGCCGAGATCGACGTCGGGATCGAGCCCGCGGAAGGAGCGCCAGCGGACGACTGA
- a CDS encoding aldehyde ferredoxin oxidoreductase family protein, giving the protein MIVSAPDRLLRVDLTTRTTTSERVPEPWLRKYIGGKGLGARYLYEELEPGTDPLGPENALLFMLGPLTGLVPGDARYAAVTKSPLTGTFLDSYAGGEFPAVLAGALDEHIGLLIEGAASEPVRIDVEAGKASVASTDNWGTDTVETAKGYDGSVACIGPAGENRVAYATIASDAGEHHAGRGGAGAVMGAKRLKAVVARGDPPSGLETLRERYERRFETDSATSWHRTSGTVETIEFADAVGALAGEGWQTRGVEDAGALGIEAIRERATDRERPNEASPGDFRVETESGEHVPRGGTAISLGAGLGIDEFDAVVELGARCDELGLDLIDAGSAVAWTIHASERGIVDRKIEFGDPDGARELLEEIVLRETPLGDALADGVDAAAEGFGGDELVPTVKAMALPGYDPRGAPSMALAYATSDRGACHRRALPIEREVFAADWTPERVAREVAVEQDRRSVLWSLVIDEFVAPVFDDLGAEWLEAVGVAPDTDLRTVGERIWTLTRLFNVREGFGRTDDVLPQPLAGQEGVDRDSFEAMLDHYYEYRGWGASGQPTPALVDRLEMSDIDQTDRLSDSLDTDE; this is encoded by the coding sequence GTGATAGTGAGCGCTCCCGACCGGCTCCTCCGGGTGGACCTCACGACCCGGACCACGACAAGCGAGCGTGTCCCCGAGCCCTGGCTTCGCAAGTACATCGGCGGAAAAGGTCTCGGGGCGCGCTATCTCTACGAAGAGCTGGAGCCGGGAACCGACCCGCTTGGTCCCGAGAACGCGCTCCTGTTTATGCTTGGTCCGCTTACCGGGCTCGTACCGGGCGATGCGCGGTACGCCGCAGTGACGAAGTCGCCACTGACCGGTACCTTTCTGGACTCGTACGCCGGCGGCGAGTTTCCGGCGGTGCTGGCTGGCGCGCTTGACGAGCATATTGGGCTTCTGATCGAGGGGGCGGCGAGCGAGCCGGTCAGGATCGACGTCGAAGCCGGAAAGGCATCGGTCGCCTCGACCGACAACTGGGGTACAGATACAGTCGAAACCGCCAAGGGCTACGACGGATCGGTCGCCTGTATCGGCCCGGCAGGGGAGAACCGTGTGGCCTACGCCACGATCGCCTCGGACGCCGGGGAGCATCACGCCGGACGGGGCGGTGCAGGCGCGGTAATGGGTGCAAAGCGCCTGAAGGCTGTCGTCGCGCGCGGTGATCCGCCGAGCGGACTAGAGACTCTTCGGGAGCGCTACGAGCGCCGCTTCGAGACGGACTCGGCAACGAGCTGGCACCGGACGAGCGGCACTGTCGAAACTATCGAGTTCGCCGACGCGGTCGGTGCGCTCGCCGGGGAGGGGTGGCAAACACGCGGCGTCGAAGACGCCGGTGCGCTGGGAATCGAGGCGATCCGCGAGCGCGCAACAGACCGCGAACGCCCGAACGAGGCTTCGCCCGGCGACTTCCGCGTCGAGACGGAGTCCGGCGAGCACGTTCCCCGTGGCGGGACCGCGATATCACTCGGCGCGGGCCTCGGTATCGACGAGTTCGACGCCGTCGTCGAACTGGGCGCGCGCTGTGACGAACTCGGTCTCGACCTCATCGACGCCGGAAGCGCCGTGGCGTGGACGATCCACGCGAGCGAGCGCGGCATCGTCGACCGGAAGATCGAGTTCGGCGATCCCGACGGAGCACGCGAACTGCTTGAAGAGATCGTACTGCGTGAAACTCCGCTCGGTGATGCGCTGGCGGACGGCGTCGACGCCGCAGCGGAGGGGTTCGGGGGAGACGAACTGGTTCCCACAGTCAAGGCGATGGCACTGCCCGGGTACGACCCTCGCGGCGCACCGAGCATGGCGCTCGCGTATGCGACCAGCGATCGGGGAGCGTGCCACCGCCGGGCGCTCCCGATCGAACGAGAGGTATTCGCGGCTGACTGGACGCCCGAACGCGTCGCAAGGGAGGTCGCTGTGGAGCAGGACCGGCGATCGGTGCTCTGGAGTCTCGTCATCGACGAGTTCGTTGCCCCGGTCTTTGACGATCTCGGCGCGGAATGGCTTGAGGCTGTCGGCGTAGCGCCCGATACCGACCTGCGAACCGTCGGCGAGCGTATCTGGACACTTACCCGACTGTTCAACGTCCGCGAAGGCTTCGGCCGGACCGACGACGTGCTTCCACAACCGCTCGCCGGGCAGGAGGGAGTCGACCGAGACTCGTTCGAGGCGATGCTGGATCACTACTACGAGTACCGCGGCTGGGGGGCCAGTGGTCAACCGACGCCAGCGTTGGTGGATCGGCTGGAGATGTCAGATATCGACCAGACCGATCGCCTATCGGACTCGCTCGACACCGATGAGTAG
- a CDS encoding glutathione-independent formaldehyde dehydrogenase codes for MNAVVYQGEYDVTIEEVEEPEIQHPNDVVIDITTSAICGSDLHMYEGRTAAEPGIVFGHENMGVVTEVGEAVSTLEEGDRIVLPFNVACGFCQNCEDGFTGFCTNVNPGFAGGAYGYVAMGPYKGGQAEKLRVPYADFNALKLPEGRTHEDSFALLADIFPTGWHGTELANLQPGESVAIFGAGPVGLMAAYSASIKGASEIYVVDQVPSRLELAEKHCDARGIDFTEGDPVEQIIDAHGGEVDKGVDAVGYQATDPKDVDTDTEDYAYDPAKENPAVVLNQLIQVVRPTGQLGIPGLYVPEDPGAPDDMAAQGRLGIDFGKLFEKGLKLGTGQCNVKQYNRQLRDLIIEGRADPSWVVSHRVDLEEAPEMYERFDAREEGVIKVLLEP; via the coding sequence ATGAACGCAGTCGTATACCAGGGGGAGTACGACGTCACGATCGAAGAGGTAGAGGAACCGGAAATTCAACACCCAAACGACGTGGTGATCGACATCACGACTTCGGCCATCTGTGGGTCCGACCTGCACATGTACGAGGGCCGGACTGCAGCCGAGCCGGGCATCGTCTTCGGACACGAGAACATGGGGGTCGTGACCGAAGTCGGCGAAGCAGTCAGTACACTGGAAGAGGGCGACCGTATCGTCCTCCCGTTCAACGTCGCGTGTGGGTTCTGTCAGAACTGCGAGGATGGCTTCACCGGCTTCTGTACGAACGTCAATCCCGGCTTTGCCGGCGGAGCGTACGGCTACGTCGCGATGGGGCCGTACAAAGGAGGACAGGCAGAAAAGCTCCGCGTCCCGTATGCGGACTTCAATGCGCTGAAACTGCCGGAGGGGCGCACCCACGAGGACTCGTTTGCGCTGCTCGCGGATATCTTCCCGACCGGCTGGCATGGAACCGAACTGGCGAACCTCCAGCCCGGCGAGTCCGTCGCGATCTTCGGTGCCGGTCCGGTCGGACTGATGGCCGCCTACAGCGCCAGTATCAAAGGCGCCTCGGAGATCTACGTCGTCGATCAGGTCCCGAGTCGCCTCGAACTCGCCGAGAAACACTGTGACGCGAGGGGCATCGACTTCACCGAGGGCGATCCAGTCGAACAGATCATCGACGCCCACGGTGGCGAGGTCGACAAGGGCGTCGACGCGGTCGGCTATCAGGCAACCGATCCCAAAGACGTCGATACGGATACTGAAGACTACGCCTACGACCCGGCCAAGGAGAACCCGGCTGTCGTGCTCAACCAGCTGATCCAGGTAGTCCGCCCGACCGGACAGCTCGGCATTCCGGGACTGTACGTGCCAGAGGACCCCGGTGCTCCCGACGATATGGCTGCGCAGGGACGCCTCGGTATCGACTTCGGCAAGCTCTTCGAGAAGGGTCTCAAACTCGGTACCGGTCAGTGTAACGTCAAGCAGTACAACCGGCAGCTACGCGATCTGATTATCGAGGGACGCGCCGATCCGTCCTGGGTAGTCTCTCACAGAGTCGATCTAGAAGAAGCTCCCGAGATGTACGAACGGTTCGACGCGCGTGAAGAGGGCGTCATCAAGGTCCTGCTCGAACCGTAG